Part of the Panicum virgatum strain AP13 chromosome 4N, P.virgatum_v5, whole genome shotgun sequence genome is shown below.
tacgcagtgttcaaggccagtcgagggtgcctagcagggggatcccatcgagggagagcaccgaaccctcggaccctatcgaatgggtctgagccccgcctagcgaacctttgcgagcgctttatgtgatgtgtccatggaccacgagccgacccttatcgaatgggcacggacgtccacttgaaccacccgatAACCGCTCACTGAAGCAgtcatagctcgcggcccgggcatgggtagcatggtgcgcttcacccctccacCCTGCAGAAGGGCGATGAGGGTCgtaataaaagtcgagggtcccctgaacgccttcacgcaggccagggctcgggggctcctcgcataCCGCGGCTTAGGCCGCACTCTCGAATGGATCGACAaccgtcgattgtgaagttccACGTGTTTAGCCAAAACCCCCACTCTTAACGCGCACCTGCCAGATGGTTCAACAGGACTCCGAGTCGCTGCGCCAGCACGAAAAATGCCGAGgctggctgaaaaagacgctggacggccaccccagttAAGCAACCATGCAGAGCGACGcatatagcccttggacgagtgcaagcactcctccaaggcctcgggggctacacccgcgggtgcgctgacgcgcccccacggaggaatcTCACACATTCGAGGAGCAGAACCCTCTGCAGACCAGCTCGATCGCCCCCATCAGCACAAACGGCGACATCCCCAGCGGCTAAGCCATGGTGCTCGAggcgactatgatctgcatagacAACTTGGAGTGGCCTCCTCGTTTCTTCTCCAACAAGAAACCCCTACTTTGGATCAATCTTTTCCGACAACGCTCTCCGGAGCACCGTTGCGCCCTCGCCGGGCGAACCAAGATCCCCACGGTCAGCACCCGGGTCACGCCCTCGAGGAGtcaagcctctgcagggctgatGCTCATCCCCACAAAGGCtcggggctactgtcgggtaccatgattaggggcaccctaatcagagGACTAAATCACCCTTAAAACGCAAAACATATGTTGGGCgatcgggcccacgaaggcctacagtctccctccaatccaaaggaaaggaaaggactcaaagaaactCAATCCACGACCCATGTACACAGTGCGGCCCCTCTgagccccctcgaacccgcggggcaatctccgcctcgctcgagggcctccCGCCGGGACCCTCGACAAGCGCCTCACGTTTCCGtttcgctcgagggtagtgagCCAACCCTCAAGAGAGCGTACTgactccgtctcgctcgagggtagggagCCTACCCTCAGGGGAGCGGatcgactccgcctcgctcgaggccatcccTCGATGGAAAGGACAAACGACCCTTCCGCTCGCCCGCCCgctgtacggaggcattaaatgccaaccactcctccgcaGCGCCCGAGTCAGACGACGTCAGGCctccattccccacagtggctgtgaccggagtcccgtccgccaactccggtcactgctccgccattccgaACGCTGTGGCGACattgtgggaacctgcgacgcagtgcgaaacgtgctcggcactgctccaaccactgtgctgccaactccccgtacTTCCTTCACACTTTCCCCTCTGCggaaccctcgaacggcatgggcacgatcCTCGGAAGCGGCTCCGACCTTGACCaagacaagaccctggcctgcaggaccctcggaacgtcgCCACGCCACGCTTGGAGGATGGTACCCCCTACAGCAACCACCACGCCTCCCGCTGGAGCtacaaggacgccggcgcgatctccgcaaggccaaggacgacgcccaggacgactgccacgccaggCGCCATACCCTGCAGTAtactttctacagtgctcgaccactacacccccgcgattcggggagaagacgacgacttccgcaaTCTCCTatgcatgtacaccgcccctccttgtgtctataaaaggggggaggCGAGCTCTATCTTCGGGATCTGGCAAAACacaacactcagcaccactCACAGAACACATATGCTCTTCTGAgctccgatattggcactcgcctcaatcaactcctcctctagcagagacctgggagcttccctccctctctcgcctcgcttgtaccccctattacaggcacccccggtgcattacagtacagtgctctcgcacacccctttgctggacgtacggccccgcggccggaaccaggataaacccctGTATGACTGTGTTGCCTcctgcatcaaccatctgggacgagaaacacgcgacatcatcactagttgggtccggaccaccgggtcaggacaccgacaacaGTAACCAACCTCAAAATacagattaattagtcttaataaattcgtctcgcgatttcccgtccattcgtgtaattagttttataattaatctatatttaatactcctaataaGTGGTTAAACGGACCCCAAAAATTTTTAGAAACTAAACGACTCCTGAATAGTAGTGTAAGAGAAAATAAACCGAGACAAGCCGAGACCAGACCAGCCAAACAGCCTAAAaatctgctgctgctagcttGAGGACAGTGGACTACTGGATGGGCACCAGAACCAGATGCTACAAGATCAGATTCGCCATCAGATTGCACAAGCGGGAAAGCACACAAACACCTGCATCATCTACTGCAATCGACCACTGACGGTCCTGGGTCCGGATACAATACAAAGCGTGGTAATACCTTAGAAAACAGGATGGAGTTCTATGGGCTCCATTGATCCATAGGGCCATAGGGGATCCTGCTCTTACAAAGAGTTCTTAGTGCGTTACAGTGAAAGAAATAGCTAGGGCAAGCGCAGGCACGCCATGGCCGATCAATCTCTGACCCGCTAACGGCGAATACAATGCCTGATGCACGTCACACAACCCCACCTTGAGGTGGCACGAGCTTCTCAATCacctgaaaaaagaaaagatgcaatCCATATGATCAGTCCACGTCCAATGTGATTCAGAGCAGtaaacaaaagaagaagaaaaataaatcaacTTCTGAGATGGTCAAGGTACCACCAGACCCATAGGAAACTCACATCTGGGCATTGGGATGGAGATTGAGAGCTGAGTCGTTGAGAAAGAGGTCCTATTGGGCCTTGCGTCGTCCATCTCCGACCATGAATCCCGCGTCCCAGGCCACTCATCGAAGAAGGGCCTCAACGGCTGGTTCTCCTGCTTCACATTTCCTAGCAACCCACCAGCTCCGCTGCTGAAAGAGTGGCGCTCCTGCTCCTGGGACAGGGAGGCGATGGTGACCTGGCCAAGCTCCTGTGGCGGCTCCAGTTGGGAATAGGAGTAGGTACCAGGCAGGAGACCAGAATCTCTACTCTTTGACAGTGTAAATGGGGGCACATTGGACGGCAGGGAGTTCCATGAGTTTTCTGTTGGAGAATCAATAGTGAAGCCCCTGGAGTTTCCTGATGCTCCGGAGAAGAAGCTCAGTTCGCCAGCATCAGCTTTAGCTCCAAGAGGGTACCTGCACAATCAATCAGTTATGGATACGTGACAACTACAAGTTGCTACGAAGAATTATGAGCTGGTTGAAACTAGTCAAGTCAGCAGTATTGTTTGCACTCTAGTATGATCATTCTGCTTAAAGCAACCAGCTATATATTCATTTGCTTCGAATGAAATGAAATATGTGCAGATAAATTGCCGACAAATGTTAACTAAGACACAACATCAAGCTCATGAAGTACCTTAAACTATCTGTTTCAAAAAAGGGGGAAACAACTCAAAAgcagcacaatgagtcactagCCTCAAGTTACTCTAATTGCTGATCCCTAAATAATTAAAAACTACAGCATCATTAAGGCAAATGAAAATTAATATCTTGAAGTAAGATGATGTACAGGAAAGGGGGTCAATAATGTATCTGTCTAAAAGACAGGCCTAAGTTGTAGAGGGCATGGACATGGCAGCTGCCAGCCATAGTTCTCCAGAACATATAAATTTATAGACATCTATAAGGTAACAGAACCAGCCAGGGCCCAGGGCATAGCAGGCAAGGCAGTTGACATTACAAGTAAACTACACAAGATTAATATATAATAATAGAAGGGCTAAAACTGCAAGAACTGAGTGGAAGATGTGCTTCTGCAATAACAGCGCAAAGAGAACCAAGGGAAAGCATGGCATCATCAATAATTGTTCTACCACAAATGATATGTTAGTAACTCGGAACCCATCCAATCATGCAAGGAAACCTAGATTAGTAGCTGTGTTCCAGTATAATTTGCAACCAAATGAGGCAACCTTGTCAAACCTATTCAATGAGCAGTTTTGAATAGCAATAATGAGAGCTGAAAGGGGAGGTTGAGTGTAACCATACTTGCTGCCATAACGATAATGAGCATTCGAAGCATCGACGTGAAGCTGCGATGAGCCAGCCCCACCGAGAGACAGGCCATGAGTTTTACCCCCCACGGTGAGGGAGTCAAGGGGCGCTCTCTCTCGGGTCGTCGTTGTCACGGTGGACAACTGGGGCTGCGACGGATGCGCAGGCGAGGCGGTCTTGGATTCCACAGGCTTTCTTGAACGGTTGCGGCCACGGTGCATGTGGCGCTCGCAGTACTTGGAGTCGGGGTGCGCCTCCTTGGAGCACCGCCACTTCTTGCCGTCGGTGCGGCGGCACCGCCACGGCTCCGGGTCCAGCTTCTTCCCATAGTACGCGTAGTAACTCACTGCAGGAACACCACAGATGGGTCACATTGAATCCACGCACCCGTCGCCACCCACTCAATATTATTGGAATGGAGATGTACTGAGTTAGATCAAAAGTTAATAAACATTTGACCGACCCGATGCAAAGATGCTCTGCTTTGTTTAAAAGTTTGAATAAAGAATAGCATTGCTTGTGCAAATGGAAAACAAAACACCAAAGATCCATATAAACAGCCAGATGCCAGCATATGCTTAAGCATCGACAGATGCTAGTACTGTATGCTTAAGCATCAATAAATCGGCAAAAGCACAACCAAACCAATCCCAATAAGCAGGCAAAagatctatctatctatttCTCCTCAAAAAAAggtaataaaaaaagaaaatattccCAAAAGAAACCACTTGTTTTTGCCCCTATCCCAGCAAGCACGCATCCATTTCAGCGAGATTCCTGATACATCAGAAGGCGATAAGCATAAGCTAGTACGAGCAGAGGAGAGCAAGCGAGGGGAGCTCACGGGACGGGTGGTGGTGATGGTAGCAGGgtgacgcggcggcgccggggttgGCGAAGGAGAATGCGGCGGCGGAGTGGGGGCTGGGGCGGACGGGGAGTAGGAGATCGGGCGGGACGGGGACGCCGGCCATGAGGTACTTGTATATGAGCGCCTGCTGCTCCAGCTCCGCCCACTGCGCCGCGGTGAacaccgccgccccgcgctgcggcggcgggtaccctccccctccccccacccccatCCCCGCCCCCGCCGAGGATGCCGAGCTCAGCATCGATGGCCTGGCCCCCACCGGTTGGCTCCACCCCCACCCTTCCCTTCCTCCTTTAGGCCGACCAAGAACGTACAGGCAGAGGGCGTGGGGAACGGACGGCGACGGAGGCGAGTCGGGAGGGAGGTCAGGTGGGAGTTGGAGGGTTCTTGGTGGCGGCCATtaatggaggagggggaggggacggAGTCGGTGGGGGGATCTGCAGATAGGAGGGAGGAAGGCCGCTTGGATTTGCTTTGCTAGCGATTGCGCCGGCCTCAAGCCTCACCCGCTGGCTGGCCGCCTGTCTGGTGGCCTGTCTTCTTGTACTGCCccgggggccggggccggggccggggccggggcctgCCCTGCCCCCCTGCTGCCCTTCCCGGGGCAGCCTCGGGTATTCacatctcttttcttttccaactCCCTCCCATTGTACTACTTCCATGCTATTTTTTCCTCAACTTCTTTCATGCTGGTTTGATCGTTAGTTGATTGCACCGTTGACAAATTTTCTCCTTATTAATATATGCTGAACCGCAagatttatgattttttttaaaaaaacaagtaCTAGATACATGAGCATATTGTATTTTGGGATACATCTACACTGCGTATGTATTGGGAGCAGAGTGTAGCCCTCGTCAGATTCGAAGGAGATGAATGGAAGGGTTAGGGAAATAGGGTTTAAGCCGAGGAAGCAACATGTGGGATCCTGGAAATGTTAGGCTTAAAAGACTACGAACATCTTAAGCAGCAAGGCGACGAGAAATTACTGATCGTAGTTGCCATGAACTACCAGGATGGGTTGGATGAGGGGTGCGGGACACCAAAGGTTAGAAAAGGTCACGATGGATGTAGGATTAATAAGATGCGGATGGAATAGTGCTCGAGCGGAGCACAAACATAACAATGCTTAAATCGCTGGACAACGGTATTTTTTTTGTGCGTGTCATTCTTGCGCAGGGGCTATGCTCAACGGTCACTACTTCAAGAGGTGTAGAAAATATGCGGTCAACGGTGTTACAAGAGCTTTTCACTACTTCACTAAGGAGGTTGAATtaggaggaaggaaggaaggaggaacACGAGTACAGGAGGAAAAGGGATCCACTTCGACAATCGACTAGCTCACTAGCGTGCCAAGAACCAGTAGTAtattttctagaaaaaaaaagtccGCGTAGCAATGGACTATTAAAACAGTGATGTCGAGACTCAAGACATATAGCCGAGATCGGTCCATTTCAGAATCGTTTCTTACGGTTAACGCTCGTGTCGTGAAATAAGCCATAGGCACTTGAGGGGGTAAAAAAAGGTTTTGCGTTGTACTATCGCTCACGAGGACGCCAGAAACGTTGGGTGGTGCTTCCCAACAAACCGTCATCCCCATCACCCATAGCGAAATCCATCACAACCAACCAACGGCACCCCCATTCAGCCGGCGACCCAATCATGCGGCACCAGTCAGGCCAGGCGAGACGCCCCCAACAAAAGTTTGTACACGTACACCACCAGAGAGATCCAGTGTATGTCCGTGCACAGTGTATATAGCACAGGAAAAGCATACCCGTACAGCAACTGTTTTGTTCAGGCGTACAATAAAGGCCAGACGTACTGCTGTGCTGCGTCAACAACAACCTCAGAGCCGAGGCACACAAACAAGAACCCTAAATCCACGGTTTTACTTGTCGTCCGTACAGGTTTGAATGGGGGGGTTAGGGTTACCACATGTCTGTACTGCCACCAACAGCGGCCGAGATTTCACTGACCCCAGTAAATCTCAGTACTGCCGCGTAAACGCAGGCAGGTATCAACGT
Proteins encoded:
- the LOC120668993 gene encoding growth-regulating factor 5-like isoform X2 translates to MLSSASSAGAGMGVGGGGGYPPPQRGAAVFTAAQWAELEQQALIYKYLMAGVPVPPDLLLPVRPSPHSAAAFSFANPGAAASPCYHHHHPSLSYYAYYGKKLDPEPWRCRRTDGKKWRCSKEAHPDSKYCERHMHRGRNRSRKPVESKTASPAHPSQPQLSTVTTTTRERAPLDSLTVGGKTHGLSLGGAGSSQLHVDASNAHYRYGSKYPLGAKADAGELSFFSGASGNSRGFTIDSPTENSWNSLPSNVPPFTLSKSRDSGLLPGTYSYSQLEPPQELGQVTIASLSQEQERHSFSSGAGGLLGNVKQENQPLRPFFDEWPGTRDSWSEMDDARPNRTSFSTTQLSISIPMPRCD
- the LOC120668993 gene encoding growth-regulating factor 5-like isoform X1, which produces MLSSASSAGAGMGVGGGGGYPPPQRGAAVFTAAQWAELEQQALIYKYLMAGVPVPPDLLLPVRPSPHSAAAFSFANPGAAASPCYHHHHPSLSYYAYYGKKLDPEPWRCRRTDGKKWRCSKEAHPDSKYCERHMHRGRNRSRKPVESKTASPAHPSQPQLSTVTTTTRERAPLDSLTVGGKTHGLSLGGAGSSQLHVDASNAHYRYGSKYPLGAKADAGELSFFSGASGNSRGFTIDSPTENSWNSLPSNVPPFTLSKSRDSGLLPGTYSYSQLEPPQELGQVTIASLSQEQERHSFSSGAGGLLGNVKQENQPLRPFFDEWPGTRDSWSEMDDARPNRTSFSTTQLSISIPMPRCEFPMGLVVP